A region of the Saprospiraceae bacterium genome:
TATTAATCATATCTTTTGCGTTTTCATTTGTTGAGTCTAATTGCAAACTTTTTTTATAATTCTTTATTGCTAATACTTTGTCGCCCTTAATCATATAGGCTTCTCCCAAACTGTCAAAAGCATTATATGAATTAGGATTCGCAATGCAATTCATTGTAAAAATTCCAATTGCTTCATCATATTTGTTTTGTGCTAATTGTTCATAGCCTTTTCTAATAAACAGATATTCCAAAATGTCTGTTTTTGAAGGTCTGTTTTTATACTTTAACATAGCACCTTCAAGTCCTTTACTCAATATAATTTCAATTATTTCTTGCGAATAAATTTGATTGGCTTTATTGTCAGGTTTAGGAATAGTTGGTATGTAATTTTTATCAAAAATTATTTTGGCTATTTCAAAGTTAAGTTGGTCTGTGCCTCTAAATGTTTTATTTGACATTAAAACCAAGGTTGTTTTTTCCTCTATAAATCGCATAAAGTCGGCATAAAAAATATTATTTGTGCCATTATGCCAAACACGAAAAGTATTTCTATTTGTCTTGGAAACATCCCAGCCATAGGCATAAATTGCCTTACTATTTTCGTTTGCTCTAATTGATGGATGATATAATTTTTCCTTTGCTTCTTTTGATAAAACATTTTCAGTCATCAAAGATTTATGCCATTTAAACATATCCTCTGAAGTTGAAAGTATCCCACCATTTCCCAATAAGTGACGGTAAGGAGCTTTTCCATTCCACTTTTTTTCCGTTGGTCTACCCCAGTTCTTATAGTCTTTACCATAACCAATTGCAATTAAATCGGCATCAAAATTTGGTCTGCTATAACCCGTTGTTTCCATTCCGGAAGGTTTCCAAAGGTTTTCATAAAGGTATTGCTCATACGATTGTCTTGTTACTTTTTCAATAATAAGTGCAAGCAAACTATATCCTATATTTGAATAGGAATAATCTGAACCAACTTTGAATTTTAAAGTTGATTTCATTACAGTTTCAATAAAATCTTGATCGCTAATTGGCTCATAGTCTTCGCCTACTTGGCTTTCTAATCCTGATTGGTGTCTTAATAAATCGTGAATGGTGATAATGGATTTATCAACCGGTACATTTTGAAAGAATTTAGTAATGGTATCAGAAGTGGATAATTCGCCTTGCATTTCTAACTTTAGAATTGCAGATGCGGTAAATTGTTTTGTCAGAGAACCGATGTCAAAAATTGTATTTGGTGTATTTTTTTTATTAAATTCCACATTTCTAAATCCATATCCTTTTGAAATGATATTCTTTCCATCAAGTTCTATAAGCACAGTTCCTGCAAAACCAATTTTTTCAAATTCTTCTAAGTAGGATTCAATTCGTTTGATTAATTGGGATGTGTTTTTTTGCTGTGCAAATGATATTGAATAAAAAAACAAAGTCATTAAAATAACAATTGATATTTTTTTCATTTTTGTCTGTTAGTGTTAAATTTAGCGCAGTCGTTTTGAATTACTATTAACATATTTCTCAACGCAACTATTTCATTAAGCAGCCTGTCCATGCATTGCACAAATCCATTCAAATATAAAAATAATTTAAATTTAGCGAATAAATACGGCTAATAACCGTAACGAGATGCAGTATTATATCCAAATTGCGTATTGAATTCGGAAAATCGAATCCTGCTCATATGAAAATTCAAATCAGCTACAATTTATAATTCATCATGACCTGTGATTCCGATTTAAAAACATATTGACTTTATGCTTCCTCACTACAGACTCTCTTCTTCCTCTCTAAAAAGTACTCCCCCTAAAAAACCACCTTCTTCACCAAAACCTCGTCCTTGCGTTTTACAGTAACGTCTGCTTCCTGTCCTTTTTCAAATTTATTGAGGGCCTCCATATATTGGTACACATCTTTAACCGGATAGCTGCCAATCTGAATGATGATATCGCCTCCTAATAAGCCGGCTTTTTGAGCAGGTCGGTTATCCAACACGGCATCGATGCGCATGCCTTCCCCATTAAAAACATAATCAGGCATTAATCCCATGGTGACTTTAAAACTGTTGGCCTGTTGCTTGTTTTCATCTTTTGTTTTTTGAAATGTTAGCATGGGTTTAGCATTCAATTTTAACACAACTCCCCAGATGATTTGGCTGACTTCCCAAATTCCATCATAATTTACCAGGGGACTGTCGTCACTTGGTTTATGGTAATCCTGATGCTGTCCTGTAAAAAAATGAAGGACCGGAATATCTTTTAAATAAAATGAAGTATGATCGGATGGACCAATGCCCCCATCGCTGTAATTAAAGCTAAAGCCCGGCATTTTACAACTTTCTAAAATGTCTTTCCATTCCACTGCGGTTCCAGCTCCACTGATCGCAATGGTTTTTTCTTTGTTGAGTCTACCCACCATATCCATATTAATCATCCCAAAGATGCTTTCCTTTGGTATGGTTGGATTTTCCATAAATGCCTTGGAGCCGTATAAACCGTATTCTTCTCCGGAAAAAGCAATGAACAAGACATTGAATTTTAATTTTTTCTCTTTCTTTAATTGGTCGGCTAAATACAATAAAGCTGCTACCCCACTGGCATTGTCATCCGCTCCATTGTGAATGGAATGATCGTCGGGACGTAAAGAACCTGCCATTCCATATCCTAAATGATCGTAATGTGCTCCAATCACCAGGGTCTTTTTTGCTTTCTTATCTAAAAATCCGATGACATTTTTACCCATTTTGTCCAATTGACTGCCTCCATGGGGATTTGAATTGAATTTAAAAGCCTGAAACCATTCTTCACTGCCTTTAGGACTCAATCCCAATTTTGCCATGCGTTCGGAGATATAATCTGCTGCCATGGCCTCTCCGACGGTTCCTGTTTGTCGTCCTTCCAAATCATCGGATGCGAGATAAACAACATCCACCCGAATCATGGTTTCCGGACTTAATTGGGCATTTAACGACATAGTAGAAGCTAAAATCCTGAATATCAATAGATAAATTAAAAGATTTTTCATAAATTTCAAACTAAATTAAATTGTTATTAGAGTCCAAAGCTACCAAGAAAGCTGCAAAAACCGATTTCAAAGACTTAATTTTGCAATCTAAAATTGGACTATGTCTGCAAAGAAAATTGCCTTATACAGTTTCTTGTTACTTACAGTTATTTACTTGTTGCTCTGCCTTTTAGGTCCTTCTTCCTATAAATTTAATAATGAAGTAAGAATTAATGGACCTCATAAAATTGTGTACCTGCTTTTAAATGATATTAAAGACTGGTCAAAATGGTTTAGCTGGAAAAAAGAAGACCCTGATTTAAAATTTACACCTGGCAATTTTCAATATGCCGTAGGAGCAAATTTCAGTTTTGAAGGCAAAAAAATGGGAACCGGCAGTGTCATCGTAGAAGAATCCTATCAGGATTCATTTATTACTGTAAACTTAAATGCATCCAAATTACCCAGCAACTTAAAAGAACGTTGGCAAATTGTTTCTGAAAGTTCTAAAGCAGTTTATGTAAATTTAACAGCCAGACTGCAAGGTGAAATTCCTTTTTATAAACGAGGATATTATTTTGGATTAAAAAAACAGTTGGATGAAATGCTAACCAATGATCTGGAAGGCATGAAGGGTTATATTGAAAATTTATTGAAAGACAGTTTTGGAATTTCGAAAACCATTTATCCTGGAAATCATTATTTTGGAATTATGAATATTGTTCAGAATAATAAGATTCCTTCATTCTATGCAAAGAGCTATCCTAAAATTTATAATTTTCTAGATTCCCTTAAAATTCCAATCATTGGACCACCAGTTGGGCTGATTCTTGACTGGGAAGGTTCTACTGGGCAAGTATATATTTTAGCTGCATTGCCGGTTGAAAATAAAATGCCAAATTATCCTGCCTGGACTTCTTTCGATATCCCTCAAATGGAATGTATGAAATTAGAACATTATGGCAGTTACGCTACGTTGCGAAATGCACACGTAAAATTGAGTTATCTGATGGATAATTCTCCATTTACCCTAGCTCCCCCAATCATTGAAGAATACGTAACGTCCCCATCTCAACAACCGGATACCTCCAAATGGTTGACCAATATTTATTATTTGTTAGATCAAAAAGGGGGCTATTCAAAGACACTTGAACAAAAGAAAACTTTGGAAGATCAAATTAATAAAGAAGAAGAAGAGAGAAGGAGAAAATTGAGGGATGTTTATAGATAGTGATACAATTACGAATTTTCAATTACGAATTACGAATTGGAAATTACATTTAAGAGTGGCTATGAATTAAATTAAAGCAAGCATTTCGTAATTCGTAATTAATAATTAATTTTCCACCAATACTTAACACTTGACTCCTGTACTTTATATAATCGGTTTAAAAATCATCTTACTGTTTCAGATCATGGCAGAAAATATGCAACACGTAGTCGAAAATCCAAAAGTGTTAGCTTTGGATGATGCTCGTTACATTGCTGGAAAATTTGACCCTTCTAAAAATCCTGAATTTGTTAGTTTCAATTCAGATACCTCCAACAAACTGATGTATTTGCGTACGGAAGTTTACATTGCCTATTTAAAAATGGCTCAGGCTGCTGCTGCTGATTCTATAAAACTGGAAATTGTATCGGCTACCAGAAATTTTGATTATCAAAAAGAATTGTGGGAAAATAAGTGGCTCGGTAAAACTGCTGTCGATGGAAAAAAATTGCATCTGCATATTAAAGATCCTGTGACACGTGCACTTAAAATTATGGAGTATTCGGCACCTCCTGGATTTTCGAGGCATCATTGGGGTACTGATATTGATATCAATTCAACAGAATCCGAATATTTTGAAACTCCGGAAGGAAAAAAAGTCTACCAATGGTTGTTTAACAATGCCGGAAAATTTGGTTTCTGTCAAACGTATACCGCTTTTGGTGAACAACGGGTTAGTGGTTTTCACGAAGAACGCTGGCATTGGTCTTATATGCCTACTGCTAAAACAATTTGGGAAGCTCAACTTCGTAATTTTGATGAATCTTCTATTTTCAGATTTAAAGGATATCAAGCCATACAATCGCTGCATTTGATTGATTTTATCCGAAACGTAAATAATTGCATTCAATAATATGGCTCGTACTGAATCCAACATGATCCAATTGGGATCCAAAGCGTATGACTTTCATTTGCCAGAACCCCTGACTGGAAAAATCATTCATCTTGAAGATTATAAAAATTACCAGGCTTATGTAATTTTATTTATTTGCAATCATTGTCCCTATGTGATCCATGTGCATGATGAATTGTTAAACATTGGTCGCGAATACCAATCCAAAAATTGTACTTTTTTTGCAATTAGTTCAAATGATGTTGCAAATTATCCGGACGATGCTCCGGAAAAAATGAAAGAACGGGCAATCCAATTTAATTATCCCTTCCCATATCTATACGATGAAAGTCAGGAAGTTGCCAAAGCCTACGATGCAGCCTGCACCCCTGACATCTACGTATACGATAAAAATAAATTATTGGTTTATCGGGGTAGAATGGATGCATCTCGCCCGAATTCAGGAATTCCGGTAACCGGTATTGATTTACGCAATGCACTGGATGCCGTTCTTACGAATCAAGCTATAGATCCAATTCAATATCCAAGTTTAGGTTGCAATATCAAATGGAAAGAATAAAATCAATTACGAATTACGAATGATCAATTACGAATTTAATTCGTAATTGATTTAAATTCGTGGCGATAATAAAGTCACAATACTATTTACTGTCAAAAGTTAACGCACATTTTTTATAATTAACAAATTAAAAATTGAAATCAATTTATTCCGTACTTGTTGCCGTCTTACTTTTTGTACTGGCTTGCAACGACACTAAAAAAACAACGATGTCCCCAAACGATTCGAAAGAAACCATTCAAAGCATTTCAAAAAATTTGAACAACATCCCGGAACCTGTAGCACCAAAAATTGAAAAAAAACTGGTGATGCATGGAGACACCCGGATCGATCCATATTATTGGTTAAACAATCGGGAAGATCTAAATGTGCGAAGCTATTTGCAAGCTGAAAATGACTACCTTGAAAAAGTAATGGAACCTGTAAAGACCTTGCGAAATAATCTTTACGATGAAATGCTGGGTCGAATTAAACAGGATGACAACACAGTTCCATATAATTACAATCAATACAGTTATTATATCCGATTTGAAACCGGAAAAGAATATCCCATTCATTGTAGAAAAAAATTGCCTGCCGAATCAAATCCTGAAGAAATTGTTTTAAATGTCAATCAATTGGCAGAAGGTCATAAATTTTGCAATGTTATTTCACCAGAAATTAGTCCGGA
Encoded here:
- a CDS encoding M15 family metallopeptidase, translating into MTPVLYIIGLKIILLFQIMAENMQHVVENPKVLALDDARYIAGKFDPSKNPEFVSFNSDTSNKLMYLRTEVYIAYLKMAQAAAADSIKLEIVSATRNFDYQKELWENKWLGKTAVDGKKLHLHIKDPVTRALKIMEYSAPPGFSRHHWGTDIDINSTESEYFETPEGKKVYQWLFNNAGKFGFCQTYTAFGEQRVSGFHEERWHWSYMPTAKTIWEAQLRNFDESSIFRFKGYQAIQSLHLIDFIRNVNNCIQ
- a CDS encoding thioredoxin family protein — protein: MARTESNMIQLGSKAYDFHLPEPLTGKIIHLEDYKNYQAYVILFICNHCPYVIHVHDELLNIGREYQSKNCTFFAISSNDVANYPDDAPEKMKERAIQFNYPFPYLYDESQEVAKAYDAACTPDIYVYDKNKLLVYRGRMDASRPNSGIPVTGIDLRNALDAVLTNQAIDPIQYPSLGCNIKWKE
- a CDS encoding serine hydrolase, with product MKKISIVILMTLFFYSISFAQQKNTSQLIKRIESYLEEFEKIGFAGTVLIELDGKNIISKGYGFRNVEFNKKNTPNTIFDIGSLTKQFTASAILKLEMQGELSTSDTITKFFQNVPVDKSIITIHDLLRHQSGLESQVGEDYEPISDQDFIETVMKSTLKFKVGSDYSYSNIGYSLLALIIEKVTRQSYEQYLYENLWKPSGMETTGYSRPNFDADLIAIGYGKDYKNWGRPTEKKWNGKAPYRHLLGNGGILSTSEDMFKWHKSLMTENVLSKEAKEKLYHPSIRANENSKAIYAYGWDVSKTNRNTFRVWHNGTNNIFYADFMRFIEEKTTLVLMSNKTFRGTDQLNFEIAKIIFDKNYIPTIPKPDNKANQIYSQEIIEIILSKGLEGAMLKYKNRPSKTDILEYLFIRKGYEQLAQNKYDEAIGIFTMNCIANPNSYNAFDSLGEAYMIKGDKVLAIKNYKKSLQLDSTNENAKDMINKMKQ
- a CDS encoding M20/M25/M40 family metallo-hydrolase — protein: MKNLLIYLLIFRILASTMSLNAQLSPETMIRVDVVYLASDDLEGRQTGTVGEAMAADYISERMAKLGLSPKGSEEWFQAFKFNSNPHGGSQLDKMGKNVIGFLDKKAKKTLVIGAHYDHLGYGMAGSLRPDDHSIHNGADDNASGVAALLYLADQLKKEKKLKFNVLFIAFSGEEYGLYGSKAFMENPTIPKESIFGMINMDMVGRLNKEKTIAISGAGTAVEWKDILESCKMPGFSFNYSDGGIGPSDHTSFYLKDIPVLHFFTGQHQDYHKPSDDSPLVNYDGIWEVSQIIWGVVLKLNAKPMLTFQKTKDENKQQANSFKVTMGLMPDYVFNGEGMRIDAVLDNRPAQKAGLLGGDIIIQIGSYPVKDVYQYMEALNKFEKGQEADVTVKRKDEVLVKKVVF